The following proteins are encoded in a genomic region of Diadema setosum chromosome 18, eeDiaSeto1, whole genome shotgun sequence:
- the LOC140241761 gene encoding transmembrane protein 127-like, whose protein sequence is MPSSSRSSAGSSRRSRSNHSHHRHRRRHRLRPKQTERNLVAAILGMVVIAVLISALADKNWFMLHGGQCSATHLGAYQFLTPNLDNIAAYQHCFDVQTISVMRAVIGFLFLAITSSLIAFFLDTLGPMKTALKMCRRFACFSIITVIFCVAINGFCYWASTSMEKELKIHKLAPTSKVYVTFETGYYLVVVSGALSVIIAATNLLRRYPLYDEPRRERLVEDWDELLEQELPGYPPTSMSAPPPAYTP, encoded by the exons ATGCCTTCATCGAGTCGTTCATCGGCGGGCTCTTCCCGTCGCAGCCGGTCCAACCACAGTCACCACAGGCACCGGAGAAGACACCGGCTGAGGCCCAAGCAGACAGAGCGGAACCTTGTGGCCGCCATCCTGGGCATGGTGGTGATTGCGGTGCTCATCTCGGCACTGGCCGACAAGAACTGGTTTATGCTCCACGGGGGCCAGTGCTCTGCTACACACCTGGGTGCTTACCAGTTCCTCACTCCAAATCTGGATAACATTGCTG CGTACCAGCATTGCTTTGATGTCCAGACCATTAGCGTGATGAGGGCAGTGATTGGATTCCTGTTTCTAGCCATCACCTCCTCCCTCATTGCCTTCTTTCTCGACACCCTGGGACCCATGAAGACTGCCCTCAAGATGTGTCGACGCTTTGCATGCTTTTCCATCATTACTG TGATATTCTGCGTGGCAATCAACGGGTTCTGTTACTGGGCCTCGACCAGCATGGAGAAGGAGCTGAAGATTCACAAGCTAGCGCCCACCAGCAAGGTCTACGTGACCTTTGAGACGGGCTACTACCTCGTGGTGGTGTCGGGGGCGCTCTCCGTTATCATAGCCGCCACCAACTTGTTGCGCCGATACCCGCTGTACGATGAGCCTCGCCGCGAACGCCTCGTGGAGGACTGGGACGAACTCTTGGAGCAGGAACTCCCCGGGTACCCCCCAACCTCAATGTCCGCCCCTCCTCCGGCATATACCCCATAG